TACAAAATGGAATATATTCATACCGCTTAAAACAAATTGATTATAATGGAGCTTATGAATATTCTGAAGCAATTGAGGTTGATGTAAGAAGTCTTGACACATATACACTCGAACAAAATTATCCTAATCCATTTAACCCAACAACTAAAATTGGTTATGTGCTAAGTGCAAAAACAAATGTTAAAGTTGTTGTTATGAATGCTATTGGTGAGCAAATTGCAGTTCTTGTTAATCAGACTCAAGAACAAGGTTATCATCAATTAACTTTTAATGCAACTAATTTACCTAGTGGTATTTATTTCTATTCATTGCAGACAGAAAACTTTTCTGAAACTAAGAAGATGTTACTTATGAAATAGTTCTGGTGCTAGTAGTTTGTTTTTAAAAACCGCAGTTTTCACTGCGGTTTTTTATATTGAGTAATATTTCTATATTAGACCAGCACATCTAAATATGCTAACTATTTCAATCAACATAAAAGGAACTAAAAAATGAGCATGATGAAGGAATTTAAAGAATTTGCAATGAAGGGTAATGTTATGGATATGGCAGTCGGTATAATTATCGGCGGTGCATTCGGTAAAATTATCTCATCATTTGTAAGTGATGTTTTAATGCCGCCAATTGGCTTACTTCTTGGTGGAATGGATTTCTCTAAATTAGCATTAACGCTAAAAGAGGGCTCAGAAGGAGTGGCGCCAGTAACTTTAAATTATGGTATGTTTATCAATGCTACCGTCGATTTTTTAATAATTGCTTTCGCAATTTTTATGGTTATAAAAGCAATGAATTCAATGAAAAAGAAAGAAGAGGCGGCTCCAGCTCCACCACCTGCACCCACCAAGGAAGAAGTTTTGCTTGGCGAGATTAGAGACTTATTAAAGAAATAAATAATTAAATACTTTTAATTCAAAAAGCCATTCTAATAGAATGGCTTTTTAGTTACCGACTAATATTAATATTATTTATCAAAAAATCATTTTATTATTTCATTAAATTATCTTTAAAAAACTTCAAAGTGAGCTCTTTTGCATCCTTAGTTGCTTTCTCATCAAATTTTGCATTGCTTGGATTTGCAAAAGCATGATCGGCATCATAACTTTTTATAGTTACATTTTTTCCCGCTGCTTTTAGATTTTTCTCAAGATTTCCATATACTTCAGGATTTACCCAACCATCTTTTTCAGCAAAGATTCCAAGAACAGGAGCATTTAATTCCTTAAATGTTTCCGGGGTGTTTTCGATTATTCCATAATACATCACACAGGCTCTACCTTGTTTACCAAGCATAATACTTGCTTGTAAAGACCAACCACCGCCAAAACACCAGCCAATTGTTCCAACTTTTGCTTCTTTACCTACATAATCAATCGCACCTTTAATAATATTAAATGCTCTCTCATCTTTTACTGATTGCATATATTTTGCGGCGTCTTCTCGATTATCAGCAACATTTCCATCGTATAAATCAATAGCCAAAATGTTCACATCAACAAGCTTTTTTTTAAGTTCATCAGATTCTTTTCTGATGTAGTCATTTAAACCCCACCACTCGTGAAAAACAAAAATAAACTTGTTTGATGGTTTTTCTGATATTACAAAATAACCGTTTGCTGATTTGCCATCCTTTGTTTTGAAAGTAATCATTTGACCTAATGCATCTTTTAAAGTAAATGCGGCAGGAATTTGATGAATATCTCTAAATTCCTTTTCTTCCGAAAAAGATGTGAATGAAACTGATTCCTCTGTCGAACAACAGGATTTATTCTGTGCAACAGATATAAGCTGAATTCCAAAAACAAAAACCACCGCTAAAAGTGTTTTAATCATTATTACTCCTCTTTAATATTGAATGAATATCTATAAAACTCAAAAAGAAGATAGTAAGTTCCATAGTAAAGTTCATTGTAAAAAAAACATTTTGGGTTTAGATTAAGAAGGTTCATTAAATAAATTTATAAATGATATGATAAAAGCTTTTCTTTCCCTGTTTCTTGGATTTGCTCTTATAATCTCCTGCGCAAGCAAAGATGAAAAACTTCAAAATTATAAAGTCTATGTCCAAAAAATCTCCAGCGAAATAAAATTTGAAGATGGATTTAATACAATCAAGGTAGTTGGAGAAAGAAGATCCATATTTCGTTCATATTTTTTAAATGATGAGCTTGTTTTTATCAATGAAGAGGAGAGTATAGGAAGTAGAGGCAATTCCGCGAATCAATATTACTTTAAAGACAATCAATTAATAAGATATAACCAGAAAATGCTTTTAATGAGAGATGATTCTCTTAATATCAAGACTAAAACTATGATAGTCCTTGGGATGTTTTTGGATGACAAAACTGTTCTTGAAACTGAATATTGGATCGGCGATGTTCAATCCGTGATAGTTGAAAATGATGTTGAAAATATTATCTTTCATGCTGAGCTGTTGAAAGAATTAGCGACGAAAAATAGGCCAAGAAAAAAATAGGATTTCAGTAAGATTCAAAATAATTTTTATTTCCAAATCAGCATACTATATTTGCCCAAGTCTGATTTACTAACATTTCCCCAAACATAATAATACAGGAGTAATATTTTGGTAGCTGATAGAGTAAAAGAAATAGGTGCATCACCTACAATGATGGTTGCCGCCGAAGCGAAAAAATTAAAATCTGAAGGCGTTGATGTAATTGACTTGAGTATGGGCGAACCTGATTTTCACACTCCAAATAGTATTAAAACTGCTGGTATAAATGCGATTGAAGAAAACCGAACACGATACACACTTAATCAAGGGACTAATGAACTACGCACCGCTATTTCTGCAAAGTTAAAACGTGATAATAATCTTGATTACAAATTAAATGAAATAATAGTTTCCAATGGTGCTAAGCAAAGCGTCTATAACAGCATTCTTGCAACTGTAAATCCTGGCGATGAAGTAATTATTCCTGCGCCATATTGGGTATCATATCCTGCAATGGTTTCGCTTGCGGGTGGTAGAAATATTATAATTCAAACCGATGAAAAAACAGGATTTAAAGTTACTCCTAAGCAATTACTTTCTGCGATTACTCCCAAAACTAAAATGCTGATTCTTTGTAATCCATCAAATCCAACAGGCTCTGCATATACGAAAGATGAATTGACTGCGTTGGCAGAAATTGTTTTAAAAAATAGTTTTTATGTTCTATCAGATGAGATATATGAAAAATTAGTATATGATAATTTTGAATTCATAAGTTTTGCCTCACTTGACCCTGAAATGAAAAAGAAAACCATACTTGTTAACGGAATATCAAAAACTTATGCAATGACAGGCTGGAGAATTGGTTATACAGCGGCAGAAGAAAATATTGTGAGCGCCATCAATAAGATTCAAAGTCACACAACCTCACATGCATCTTCTATATCACAACATGCTGCAATAGAAGCCGTCGCGGGTCCACAATATGTTATAAGTGAAATGCTTGAAGAATTTAGAAATCGACGCGAATATTTTTACCATGAATTAACTTCAATAAAAGGTATAACTTGCCACAAACCTGAAGGAGCGTTTTATCTTTTTCCCAATATCTCACATTATCTTAACAAAAAATCTGATGTGCTAAAGGTGGAAAACTCTTTTGATTTTGCGATGCACTTGCTTTATGAAGCCCACATCGCTGCGGTTCCTGGCAGTGCATTTGGAAGTGAAGGATATCTGAGAATGTCGTATGCAACTTCTATGGATCATTTACATGAAGCAATATTTAGACTAAAGAAGGCATTAAACAAAATACATTAAATTATTTAGCTACGTATAGCAGAAGAGATTTATAAACTTTCTCAGTGGGAAATTCATTCCCTGTCCAAAGAGTGAAGGATTTTGCAGCCTGTTGAACAAGCATACTTAATCCATTTATTGTGATTGCATTTTTGGAATCAGCCAATTGTAAAAACTTTGTTTTAACAGGATTATAAATCAAATCAAAAACAATTTGATCCTTTACAAAAACATCTGCTGTACTTAATACACTATCATCAGCAGTTGGATACATACCTACTGGAGTTGAATTAACTATTAATGAACAATTGTTTAGAATATTAATTAAATCTGGCTGCTGCAGTTCTTTCGGGACGATACTATCAAATTTCATTTTAGATTTAAAATGCTGTTTAAGTTCCTCTGCATGCTGCTCAGTGCGGTTAACCAAATAAATTTTCTGTGGTTTAAAATTTCTGATAAGTGTATAAATCACCGCTCTTGCTGAGCCACCAGCACCAATTATACAAACTTCATTTCCACTTATTTGGGATTTATAAGGTAAAAGTGATTCCTGAATTCCACTTACATCAGTATTATACCCAATTAGTTTGCCTATTTCATTTACAACAGTATTAACAGATCCAATTACAGCGGCTTCTTCAGAAAGTTTATTAATATACTCTACAACTTTAACTTTATGCGGAACAGTCACGTTAAATCCTTTAAGCCCTAGAGCCACGGCACCTTTAACAGCATTTTTTAAACTACTTGAGTGAACTTCAAACGGAAGATAAAGAATTTTAGTTCCAGTCAATTCAGCAGCAACATTAAAAATAAATGGTGAAAAACTTTGTTTGATAGGGTAACCTATCAAACCTATTAATTCAGTATTTGAATAAAATGAATTTTGCATAAAGTATAAATAATAAATATTTAATTTTAAACTTCGCCTATAAGTCTCTTAAATAACTTTGATGATTTTATGTCAGGATAATCTTTTTCAAATTCTATCCTTATGGTTGGATCGAATTGAAACGCTGATTTAAGACATTCAATAGCTTCCTGAGTTCTGCTTAATATAAAATTTGCTTTTGCTTTACCGTAAAAAGAGGCAGCATCTTTTGGATTTATCCTTATACATTCATCAAAAGCTTTTAGCGAATCTAGCCATTCACCAATTTCATAATAAGTTTCCGCAAGATTAAACCACACCTCAGAATTATCCGGTTCTATTCTTGCAGCTTCTGTATAGCTCACTATGCTATCCTGAATCTGTCCAAGCGAATATTCAAGATCAGCTTTAGCATACCAAGCTTCTGCACTGTCTTGAGAAAGAGAAATTGATTTATTAAAATCTTTTAAAGCCAACTGAAATTTGCCCATCGAATCATAACAGAATCCCCGCGATAGATAAGCATCATAGTATTCGTCATTTAATTTGATTGACTCTGTATAATATTTTATAGCCGTGGATAAATCATCAAGCTCTTCATAAATATTAGCAATATTGTAAACAGCAGTTTCATCCTGCTTATCAATTTCATATGCTTTTTTAAAACAAGTTATAGCTTCGTGTAAACGACCGAGATCTGCAAGCGCATTTCCTTTGTTAAACCATGCACTCGAAAAATTTTCACGAATTGATATAGCAAGTTCATAACTGTTTATACCTTGTTCAAGTTTCTCCATTTTAACTAAAACAATTCCACGATTATACCAGCCATTTGGATTATATGGATCGAGTTCTAAAAATTTATCGTATGATTCCAATGCTTTATCAAGTTGTGCTGAGTTTTCGTAGCAAAATCCAAGTTCATAATAAACTTCAGAATATTCAGGATCACGGGCAACAACTTTATTAAAATATTCTATTGCTGTTTTAAGATGTGCTCTTCGTTGGAATAGTAGTCCAAGACTAAATAGTGCATCATCATTTTCAGGATCAAGCGTTAAAACTTTTTCAAGTGATTCCTGAGAC
The window above is part of the Ignavibacteriales bacterium genome. Proteins encoded here:
- the mscL gene encoding large-conductance mechanosensitive channel protein MscL, which gives rise to MMKEFKEFAMKGNVMDMAVGIIIGGAFGKIISSFVSDVLMPPIGLLLGGMDFSKLALTLKEGSEGVAPVTLNYGMFINATVDFLIIAFAIFMVIKAMNSMKKKEEAAPAPPPAPTKEEVLLGEIRDLLKK
- a CDS encoding tetratricopeptide repeat protein; this translates as MSFFDSEFSNEEEFDLPEENFDEELASCKKILESGYVFDSVERIEELIQVAMDIDRYEDALFLLDKFLEIFPYNSEYWLKKGIVLNGLFRFSEALLAYDKSLSLNPNDIETLIDKSATEENLGLYDQSQESLEKVLTLDPENDDALFSLGLLFQRRAHLKTAIEYFNKVVARDPEYSEVYYELGFCYENSAQLDKALESYDKFLELDPYNPNGWYNRGIVLVKMEKLEQGINSYELAISIRENFSSAWFNKGNALADLGRLHEAITCFKKAYEIDKQDETAVYNIANIYEELDDLSTAIKYYTESIKLNDEYYDAYLSRGFCYDSMGKFQLALKDFNKSISLSQDSAEAWYAKADLEYSLGQIQDSIVSYTEAARIEPDNSEVWFNLAETYYEIGEWLDSLKAFDECIRINPKDAASFYGKAKANFILSRTQEAIECLKSAFQFDPTIRIEFEKDYPDIKSSKLFKRLIGEV
- a CDS encoding dienelactone hydrolase family protein; this encodes MIKTLLAVVFVFGIQLISVAQNKSCCSTEESVSFTSFSEEKEFRDIHQIPAAFTLKDALGQMITFKTKDGKSANGYFVISEKPSNKFIFVFHEWWGLNDYIRKESDELKKKLVDVNILAIDLYDGNVADNREDAAKYMQSVKDERAFNIIKGAIDYVGKEAKVGTIGWCFGGGWSLQASIMLGKQGRACVMYYGIIENTPETFKELNAPVLGIFAEKDGWVNPEVYGNLEKNLKAAGKNVTIKSYDADHAFANPSNAKFDEKATKDAKELTLKFFKDNLMK
- a CDS encoding pyridoxal phosphate-dependent aminotransferase, which gives rise to MVADRVKEIGASPTMMVAAEAKKLKSEGVDVIDLSMGEPDFHTPNSIKTAGINAIEENRTRYTLNQGTNELRTAISAKLKRDNNLDYKLNEIIVSNGAKQSVYNSILATVNPGDEVIIPAPYWVSYPAMVSLAGGRNIIIQTDEKTGFKVTPKQLLSAITPKTKMLILCNPSNPTGSAYTKDELTALAEIVLKNSFYVLSDEIYEKLVYDNFEFISFASLDPEMKKKTILVNGISKTYAMTGWRIGYTAAEENIVSAINKIQSHTTSHASSISQHAAIEAVAGPQYVISEMLEEFRNRREYFYHELTSIKGITCHKPEGAFYLFPNISHYLNKKSDVLKVENSFDFAMHLLYEAHIAAVPGSAFGSEGYLRMSYATSMDHLHEAIFRLKKALNKIH
- the aroE gene encoding shikimate dehydrogenase — translated: MQNSFYSNTELIGLIGYPIKQSFSPFIFNVAAELTGTKILYLPFEVHSSSLKNAVKGAVALGLKGFNVTVPHKVKVVEYINKLSEEAAVIGSVNTVVNEIGKLIGYNTDVSGIQESLLPYKSQISGNEVCIIGAGGSARAVIYTLIRNFKPQKIYLVNRTEQHAEELKQHFKSKMKFDSIVPKELQQPDLINILNNCSLIVNSTPVGMYPTADDSVLSTADVFVKDQIVFDLIYNPVKTKFLQLADSKNAITINGLSMLVQQAAKSFTLWTGNEFPTEKVYKSLLLYVAK